CGGTGGGGAATTCAACATCAGCAATCAAAACTTCAAAGGAGGAAAAGTAGTATGTGTGTTTGGTGGTGGAAATTATAACTTAAGCCAATCTAAACTATCCCCAGGAGACAATAATGTACTTGATGTTTCTTGTGTGTTTGGTGGAGCCAGTTTCGTTGTTCCTTCCGACTGGAACGTGCAAATTTCTGTCACTTCTATTTTTGGTGGATTTCAAGACAATAGAAAAGTGATGACACCCACAAGTTCCGACAAATCTAAAACTCTTTTTATAACTGGATTGTGCCTGTTCGGTGGTGGAGACGTAAAAAGCTACTCTTAAAAAATGACTTACAGCCCAATTTTTGGAAATAGAAAAAACACGATCATTTACAGTGCAGTTTGGCTTGGATTCGCAGTTATCCAAGCCAACTTCCTGATCTGGGTTTTTGATATTCCTGTTTTTGTTGCAGCCACAGAAGCCTTCATTTTTAACAGCTTTTTTGGTATCATAGGCAGATCAATTTGGCCTGTTACCAAGTTCTCCAGAATTGATAAAGTTTACTATTTCAATAGTATCATTACTCATTTGGTTACTGCATTGCTTATTATTTCGATATGGTATTTTTTGAGTTCGGTCCTTGTCAAAATCATTTATAATGTGTCTGATAACTATGTTCATTATCAATTTTTGAACGAGACCAAGACTTTCAGAATCTTACAAGGGTCTTTTTATTACCTACTGTTGATCATGAACTATTACCTTTTCATTCTTGCAGAAGATAGAAAAGAGAACGAACTAAGAGAAGTGAACCTCCTCAGCAACCTGAAACAAGCAGAGCTAGAAATGCTGAAATCTCAGCTCAATCCACATTTTATTTTCAATAGCCTTAATTCTATTAGTTCGCTCACGATAGTAGAACCCAAAAGTGCCCAAAAGATGGTAATCTTACTTTCCGATTTTCTGCGATACTCGCTACGTTCTTCCAATGAACTGGTGACTTTTAAAGAGGAGTTAGCAGCCACAGAAAAGTACCTTGCTATTGAAAAAGTACGTTTCGATGATAAGTTATTGATCAACAAAAAGATTGCTCCAGGGCTAGAAGAATTCAAATTACCAAGCCTAATTCTACAGCCATTGGTAGAAAATGCCATTAAGTACGGTTTGCACGATTCACTTGATGCCAGCACAGTGGACATTAACTGCGAAAAAGAAAATGAATTATTGAAAATTACAATTTCCAATGAATTTGACCCAAAGTCGACCATGAAAAA
This portion of the Spirosomataceae bacterium TFI 002 genome encodes:
- a CDS encoding Histidine kinase, which translates into the protein MTYSPIFGNRKNTIIYSAVWLGFAVIQANFLIWVFDIPVFVAATEAFIFNSFFGIIGRSIWPVTKFSRIDKVYYFNSIITHLVTALLIISIWYFLSSVLVKIIYNVSDNYVHYQFLNETKTFRILQGSFYYLLLIMNYYLFILAEDRKENELREVNLLSNLKQAELEMLKSQLNPHFIFNSLNSISSLTIVEPKSAQKMVILLSDFLRYSLRSSNELVTFKEELAATEKYLAIEKVRFDDKLLINKKIAPGLEEFKLPSLILQPLVENAIKYGLHDSLDASTVDINCEKENELLKITISNEFDPKSTMKKGEGVGLRNVKDRLSLIYDLDDLLLTEKKEQQFIVTLRIPRK